One window from the genome of Oncorhynchus gorbuscha isolate QuinsamMale2020 ecotype Even-year unplaced genomic scaffold, OgorEven_v1.0 Un_scaffold_8815, whole genome shotgun sequence encodes:
- the LOC124030017 gene encoding transmembrane protein 178B — protein sequence FLMGGTFCIISLCTCVAGINFELSRYPRYLYGLPDDIGHGYGWSMFCAWGGLGLTLIAGFFCTLAPSVQPIPRSTCPKSRQENGTVC from the exons TTCCTCATGGGAG gcaCATTCTGTAtaatctctctctgtacctgcgTGGCGGGGATCAACTTCGAGCTGTCCCGTTATCCTCGCTATCTGTACGGCCTGCCGGACGACATCGGCCACGGCTACGGCTGGTCTATGTTCTGCGCCTGGGGAGGTCTGGGGCTCACCCTCATCGCTGGTTTCTTCTGCACCCTGGCTCCCTCCGTCCAGCCCATCCCTCGATCCACCTGCCCCAAGTCGAGGCAGGAGAACGGGACGGTCTGCTAG